Proteins encoded in a region of the Planococcus shixiaomingii genome:
- a CDS encoding helix-turn-helix domain-containing protein: MVKESEIKKAFGNTLREFRKERKLSQEGLAENVGLHRTYISDIERGDRNISLINIIRICEELNIPASAFFSRMENGEKYYEGKSKLSQ, translated from the coding sequence ATGGTAAAGGAGTCAGAAATCAAAAAAGCTTTTGGAAATACTTTAAGAGAATTTCGGAAAGAACGAAAATTATCTCAAGAAGGTTTAGCCGAAAATGTAGGGTTGCATAGAACCTATATTAGTGATATTGAAAGAGGAGACCGAAACATATCACTCATAAACATTATCAGAATCTGCGAAGAACTCAACATACCAGCCTCAGCCTTCTTTAGTCGTATGGAGAATGGAGAAAAGTATTATGAAGGCAAATCCAAATTATCTCAATAA
- a CDS encoding recombinase family protein: MTMYAYIRCSTIDQNEARQIKTMKEHGVEKQNMFIDKLSGKNTDRPSYQKLKHIVIEGDTIIFDSISRLSRKYDDIKEEYKYYKNKGVKLKFVKEPMLDTPDSESDVIQVAISDIILSLLSAFAEKEREDIKIRQAEGIAIAKLTGKFKGRKTKLVEGGKEEQRMKAIIEAYKQGKSIKDIRITFKVGTGTIYRILEREGIER; encoded by the coding sequence ATGACAATGTATGCTTATATAAGGTGCAGTACAATTGACCAAAATGAAGCAAGACAAATCAAAACTATGAAAGAGCATGGAGTAGAAAAACAAAATATGTTTATTGATAAGTTAAGTGGTAAAAATACAGATCGGCCAAGCTATCAGAAGTTGAAGCATATTGTTATTGAAGGAGATACCATTATCTTTGATAGTATCTCAAGACTTTCGAGGAAATATGACGATATTAAAGAAGAGTATAAATACTATAAAAACAAAGGGGTCAAATTAAAATTTGTAAAAGAACCTATGTTAGATACTCCAGATAGTGAAAGTGATGTTATCCAAGTTGCAATAAGTGATATTATTTTAAGTCTGCTTTCTGCTTTTGCTGAAAAAGAACGAGAAGACATTAAAATTAGACAAGCAGAAGGAATTGCTATTGCTAAACTTACTGGAAAGTTTAAAGGACGTAAAACTAAGTTGGTAGAGGGTGGAAAAGAAGAACAAAGAATGAAGGCCATAATTGAAGCTTACAAACAAGGAAAGTCCATCAAAGATATTCGAATTACTTTCAAAGTAGGCACAGGTACTATTTATAGGATTTTAGAAAGAGAAGGTATTGAAAGGTAG
- a CDS encoding TRADD-N-associated membrane domain-containing protein has protein sequence MDDTSGDRKILLKAQKNEIIMKNDKLLVRRRVLMGLGIFLIILSFLSTPLINATGIESGSSILTVRMMFITYGFVILLVTFARPRNLYQTDLQEIEKELDLLDTSLSSKEERAEKLFKHHHLELKRYYDENLKQSSWVFIVGIVCIFAGFAIIGFTLYLLYENLSSEIENKIIIASIGAIGAILTNFIAVIFLKMHAETIKSLTQFHHRFVNTHHFYFSTFLIHKIADVAKRDEALIKLAINISANDNSEVARIEKEEL, from the coding sequence ATGGACGATACATCTGGTGATAGAAAAATATTATTAAAAGCACAAAAAAATGAAATTATTATGAAAAATGACAAGTTGCTAGTAAGAAGAAGAGTTTTGATGGGATTAGGTATCTTTCTTATAATATTGTCTTTTCTTTCTACACCCTTAATCAATGCAACTGGAATAGAGAGTGGGTCATCGATCCTTACGGTAAGAATGATGTTTATAACCTATGGATTTGTAATACTTCTAGTTACTTTTGCTCGTCCTCGAAACTTATATCAGACAGATTTACAAGAGATTGAAAAGGAATTGGATTTGCTTGATACTTCTCTTTCCTCTAAAGAAGAAAGAGCTGAAAAGCTTTTTAAGCATCATCATTTGGAACTAAAAAGATATTATGATGAAAATCTTAAACAAAGTTCTTGGGTGTTTATTGTTGGCATAGTATGCATATTTGCAGGCTTTGCAATAATTGGATTCACATTGTATTTGTTATATGAAAATTTATCAAGTGAAATTGAGAATAAAATCATAATAGCATCTATTGGTGCAATCGGAGCTATTTTAACCAACTTTATTGCTGTTATATTTTTAAAAATGCATGCGGAAACAATAAAATCATTAACTCAATTTCATCATAGATTTGTAAATACACACCATTTTTATTTCAGCACTTTTTTAATACACAAAATAGCGGATGTAGCTAAGAGAGATGAAGCATTAATTAAATTAGCAATAAATATTAGTGCAAATGATAATTCGGAAGTTGCTAGAATTGAAAAAGAAGAACTCTAG
- a CDS encoding DUF7687 domain-containing protein, with amino-acid sequence MKANPNYLNKSSSFWAYVKLISERLKYSKKGALLVHSKEEVIKKLTELDINIEEDVLEDALEYIEYRAELLTEHKDYLMDGKTASEAYNYLKNKFPVDTYTSTAPLNKQKGLMKQTAYLTAITNILTESTIRDFADRNGLEYGKDIGFNHDPRSLSYVLGEDRNLEGIFTRRFDGAIPDVNNAHLIWELKEYYYTTTFGSKISGAVYESQLDGHEAKRIKNEAGVFVKHVLIIDSYSVWWEQGASYFCRISDMLHEGLVDEVIIGKEVFGRWPEIVEETLEYYAENFIFV; translated from the coding sequence ATGAAGGCAAATCCAAATTATCTCAATAAAAGTTCGTCATTTTGGGCATATGTTAAGTTGATATCTGAACGATTAAAGTACTCTAAAAAAGGCGCCTTATTAGTTCACTCAAAAGAAGAAGTAATTAAAAAATTAACAGAATTAGATATTAATATAGAAGAAGATGTATTAGAAGATGCACTTGAATATATAGAGTATAGAGCCGAATTACTTACAGAACACAAAGATTACCTGATGGATGGGAAAACTGCTTCAGAAGCATATAATTACTTGAAGAATAAGTTTCCTGTCGATACATATACCAGTACTGCACCATTAAACAAGCAAAAAGGATTAATGAAACAAACAGCCTATCTAACAGCGATTACAAATATACTTACTGAAAGCACTATTAGAGACTTTGCTGACAGAAATGGATTAGAGTATGGGAAAGACATTGGATTTAACCATGATCCTCGTTCATTATCTTATGTGTTAGGAGAGGATAGAAATTTAGAAGGTATCTTTACTCGTCGCTTTGATGGGGCTATACCAGATGTAAACAATGCTCATTTAATTTGGGAATTAAAAGAATACTATTACACAACTACATTTGGAAGCAAAATTTCAGGAGCGGTATACGAATCACAACTTGATGGGCATGAAGCAAAGAGAATTAAGAATGAAGCAGGAGTTTTTGTAAAACATGTTTTAATTATTGATTCATACAGTGTTTGGTGGGAACAAGGGGCATCTTATTTCTGCAGAATTTCAGATATGTTGCATGAAGGCCTTGTAGACGAAGTAATTATAGGTAAAGAAGTATTCGGAAGATGGCCGGAGATCGTAGAAGAAACCTTAGAATATTATGCTGAAAACTTTATATTCGTGTAA
- a CDS encoding DNA adenine methylase, with amino-acid sequence MVNNVKTDVPQLLKWIGNKHRFAKEIVSHMPQTINTYYEPFLGSGAVLSTLLSEKRNSLFPTFNQAVGADILPFLIDIFNYVKDEPETLIDHYRQCISGYNEDRANRYIEIRDRFNHDFNALDFAVLTRTCYSGIIRFRKSDGYMSTPIGPHNPISPESFESRVMQWHDLLQEDITFAHSDYKEIMDLAQEGDLIYCDPPYTHSQTILYGAQAFRIEELYEKIQECKDRGVKVMLSINGTKRSGQEDIGIQAPEGLFERALFVNCGVSMINRLQRQGEIMEDEIVHDSLFFTWE; translated from the coding sequence TTGGTTAACAATGTTAAAACAGATGTCCCACAATTATTGAAATGGATTGGCAATAAACATCGTTTCGCAAAAGAAATTGTTTCACATATGCCCCAAACTATTAATACATATTATGAACCGTTTTTGGGGAGCGGAGCAGTACTCTCAACTTTATTAAGTGAGAAAAGAAACAGCCTGTTTCCTACTTTCAATCAAGCAGTCGGAGCGGATATCCTGCCGTTTTTAATTGATATATTTAATTATGTAAAAGATGAACCAGAAACACTAATCGATCACTATCGTCAGTGTATCTCTGGCTACAACGAGGATCGAGCTAATAGATACATCGAAATTAGAGATAGATTTAATCATGATTTTAATGCTCTTGATTTTGCTGTATTGACTCGAACTTGTTACAGTGGCATTATTCGTTTCAGAAAATCAGATGGATATATGAGTACCCCTATTGGACCTCACAATCCAATAAGCCCTGAGTCATTTGAAAGCCGTGTTATGCAATGGCATGACTTACTGCAAGAGGATATCACATTTGCACATAGCGACTATAAAGAGATTATGGATTTAGCACAAGAAGGGGATTTAATTTATTGTGACCCTCCATATACTCATTCACAAACCATTCTTTATGGAGCACAAGCATTTAGAATAGAAGAGTTATATGAAAAGATTCAAGAATGTAAAGACCGTGGTGTGAAAGTTATGCTTTCGATAAACGGAACAAAACGCTCTGGTCAAGAGGATATTGGAATACAAGCACCAGAAGGACTGTTTGAACGGGCTTTGTTCGTTAACTGTGGAGTCTCAATGATAAACAGATTGCAGAGACAAGGTGAAATAATGGAAGATGAAATTGTGCATGATAGTTTGTTCTTCACTTGGGAGTAG